Proteins encoded within one genomic window of Pongo pygmaeus isolate AG05252 chromosome 6, NHGRI_mPonPyg2-v2.0_pri, whole genome shotgun sequence:
- the LOC129040492 gene encoding uncharacterized LOC128031837 homolog, translated as MYRFRSQLFTGISAVATAHSYPRRFSPLLLAEDSPLSRPPHRRTSKKCSSIG; from the coding sequence ATGTATCGTTTTCGATCACAGCTTTTCACGGGGATTTCTGCTGTCGCCACCGCCCACTCTTACCCCCGACGCTTCTCGCCTCTGTTGTTAGCCGAAGACTCGCCTCTCAGCCGCCCGCCGCACAGACGCACGAGTAAAAAGTGCAGCTCCATCGGCTGA